From Novosphingobium sp. 9, the proteins below share one genomic window:
- a CDS encoding formimidoylglutamate deiminase: MPEQVCTAQRALFFEHCLLSEGWARNVRLTLRDGVIASVEAGVSARLSDERHACAVPGMPNLHSHAFQRGMAGLAERRGASSDSFWTWREIMYRFVDRMTPDDVQALAAMAYVEMLETGFTRVGEFHYLHHDRDGRPYADPAAMSGAVIAAAAETGIGMTLLPVLYRYGGFGARPPGLAQARFLNDIDGYVRLLEGAEAHARSLPDPVIGVAPHSLRAVSPDQLADMAALAKGRPVHIHIAEQEKEVADCLGWSGQRPVEWLLAHAEVGANWCLVHATHMTEAETLALARSGAIAGLCPITEANLGDGLFPAQDFLAAGGRYGIGSDSNVLIDCAEELRLLEYGQRLVHRARNVMATGSGRSTGADLYAAALDGGGAALGRTGGIAVGHGADLVSLRLDHPSMAHREGDAIMDSFVFAGGRAAIDCVWRHGEKVVVNGRHRLRESVEKVYVRVLEALIA; this comes from the coding sequence ATGCCGGAGCAGGTCTGCACAGCGCAGCGTGCGCTGTTTTTCGAACATTGCCTGCTGTCTGAAGGCTGGGCGCGAAACGTCCGGCTGACCTTGCGCGACGGGGTGATTGCGTCCGTGGAGGCAGGCGTGTCGGCGCGCCTTTCGGACGAGCGGCATGCCTGCGCGGTGCCGGGGATGCCCAATCTGCATAGCCATGCCTTCCAGCGCGGGATGGCGGGGCTGGCCGAGCGGCGCGGGGCGTCCAGCGACAGCTTCTGGACCTGGCGCGAGATCATGTACCGCTTCGTTGACCGCATGACGCCCGACGACGTGCAGGCCCTTGCCGCGATGGCCTATGTCGAGATGCTGGAGACAGGCTTCACGCGTGTCGGCGAATTCCACTACCTTCACCATGATCGGGACGGGCGCCCTTATGCCGATCCTGCGGCAATGAGCGGCGCGGTTATCGCGGCGGCTGCCGAAACCGGGATCGGCATGACGCTGCTTCCGGTCCTTTACCGCTATGGAGGCTTTGGCGCCCGACCGCCGGGGCTCGCGCAGGCGCGCTTCCTCAACGATATCGATGGTTATGTCCGGCTGCTTGAAGGCGCGGAAGCGCACGCGCGCAGCCTGCCCGACCCGGTGATCGGCGTTGCGCCGCACAGCCTCAGGGCCGTTTCGCCTGACCAGCTGGCGGACATGGCAGCACTGGCGAAAGGGCGTCCGGTTCACATCCATATTGCCGAACAGGAAAAGGAAGTTGCCGATTGCCTCGGCTGGTCGGGCCAGCGGCCCGTCGAATGGCTGCTCGCCCATGCCGAGGTTGGCGCGAACTGGTGCCTTGTCCACGCCACGCATATGACCGAGGCAGAGACCCTGGCACTGGCGCGCAGCGGTGCGATTGCGGGGCTTTGCCCGATAACGGAGGCCAATCTCGGGGATGGCCTGTTCCCGGCGCAGGACTTTCTCGCTGCCGGGGGGCGCTATGGAATCGGCAGCGATTCCAATGTGCTCATAGACTGCGCCGAAGAGCTGCGCCTGCTCGAATATGGGCAGCGTCTGGTGCACCGGGCGCGCAACGTCATGGCGACGGGAAGCGGGCGTTCGACCGGGGCGGACCTTTATGCTGCGGCGCTCGATGGAGGCGGCGCAGCGCTGGGTAGGACCGGGGGGATTGCGGTGGGGCATGGCGCCGACCTGGTCAGCTTGCGGCTCGATCACCCCTCGATGGCCCATCGGGAAGGGGATGCGATTATGGACAGCTTTGTCTTCGCGGGCGGCCGCGCGGCCATTGACTGCGTATGGCGCCATGGTGAGAAAGTGGTCGTCAACGGGCGACACCGCCTGCGCGAGAGTGTGGAGAAGGTCTATGTCCGAGTGCTGGAGGCCCTGATCGCGTGA
- the hutI gene encoding imidazolonepropionase: MHCDTIWKDARLATMRDGMGAIDDGVIASRDGRIVFAGAADEAPVLEAERIVACDGRWITPGLIDCHTHLVHGGHRASEFEMRLNGASYEEIARAGGGIVSTMRATRAASEDALVASALPRLDALIAEGATTVEVKSGYGLDLETELRMLRAARRLGTERAVSIATTFLGAHALSPEFAGDADGYIDHLCKVMLPTVASESLADAVDAFCEGIGFTPEQTARVFAAAARHGLPVKLHAEQLSNLHGAALAARHEALSADHLEHLDEAGIAAMAASGTVATLLPGAFYFCRETQAPPVAALRASGVPIALATDCNPGTSPLTSLLLAMNMGATLFRLTVSECLAGVTRNAARALGLADRGTLEAGKRCDLAIWDIDSPAELVYRMGFNPLHARIWSGK; this comes from the coding sequence ATGCATTGCGACACCATCTGGAAGGACGCGCGGCTCGCCACCATGCGTGACGGGATGGGCGCTATCGATGACGGCGTAATCGCCTCCCGAGATGGCCGGATCGTCTTTGCAGGCGCTGCCGACGAGGCACCTGTGCTTGAAGCCGAGCGGATCGTTGCCTGCGATGGACGCTGGATCACGCCGGGCCTGATCGATTGCCACACGCATCTGGTCCATGGCGGTCACCGGGCCAGCGAGTTCGAGATGCGCCTGAACGGGGCCTCCTACGAAGAGATCGCCCGCGCGGGCGGCGGCATCGTCTCCACCATGCGCGCCACCCGCGCCGCCAGCGAGGACGCGCTCGTCGCCTCTGCCCTGCCCCGGCTCGACGCGCTGATCGCCGAGGGCGCGACGACGGTGGAAGTAAAATCGGGCTACGGCCTCGATCTCGAAACCGAACTGCGGATGCTGCGCGCCGCCCGCCGTCTGGGCACCGAACGCGCGGTGTCCATCGCGACCACATTCCTCGGCGCCCATGCCCTGTCGCCCGAGTTCGCCGGTGATGCCGATGGCTACATCGACCATCTGTGCAAGGTCATGCTGCCCACCGTCGCCAGCGAAAGTCTGGCCGATGCCGTGGATGCCTTCTGCGAGGGCATCGGCTTCACCCCGGAGCAGACCGCACGGGTGTTTGCCGCCGCAGCCCGCCACGGTCTGCCGGTCAAGCTCCATGCCGAGCAGCTGTCCAACCTCCATGGTGCCGCGCTCGCCGCACGGCACGAGGCGCTGTCCGCCGACCACCTCGAACATCTGGACGAGGCGGGCATCGCCGCGATGGCGGCTTCGGGCACGGTCGCCACCCTGCTTCCGGGCGCCTTCTACTTCTGCCGCGAAACGCAGGCGCCACCCGTCGCGGCCCTGCGCGCTTCCGGTGTGCCGATCGCCCTGGCGACCGACTGCAATCCCGGCACCTCGCCGCTCACCTCGCTGCTGCTGGCGATGAACATGGGGGCGACCTTGTTCCGCCTCACCGTCAGCGAATGCCTTGCCGGTGTCACCCGCAATGCCGCGCGCGCCCTGGGGCTGGCCGATCGCGGCACGCTGGAGGCGGGCAAGCGCTGCGACCTCGCCATCTGGGACATCGATAGCCCCGCCGAACTCGTCTATCGCATGGGGTTCAATCCGCTCCATGCCCGTATCTGGAGTGGAAAATGA
- the hutU gene encoding urocanate hydratase, with protein sequence MTRIDNTRVIKPATGTTLSAKSWLTEAPLRMLMNNLHPDVAERPEELVVYGGIGRAARDWESYDRIIETLRRLNTDETLLVQSGKPVGVFRTHADAPRVLIANSNLVPHWANWEHFNDLDRRGLAMYGQMTAGSWIYIGTQGIVQGTYETFVEMGRQHHDGDLSGKWLLTAGLGGMGGAQPLAAVMAGASCLAIECQPSRIEMRLRTGYLDKSATTIEEAMAILDQAKADGTPISVGLLGNAAELLPEIFARGIRPDLLTDQTSAHDPVNGYLPAGWTVAEWIERRERDPEAVAKAAKASMAQHVRAMLDFQAAGVPTTDYGNNIRQVALDEGVANAFDFPGFVPAYIRPLFCRGVGPFRWAALSGDPEDIYKTDAKVKELLPDNAHLHNWLDMARERIHFQGLPARICWVGLGDRHRLGLAFNEMVASGELKAPVVIGRDHLDSGSVASPNRETEAMRDGSDAVSDWPLLNALLNTASGATWVSLHHGGGVGMGYSQHSGMVIVADGTQEAAARLERVLWNDPATGVMRHADAGYDIARDCAMEKGLDLPGILP encoded by the coding sequence ATGACCCGCATCGACAACACCCGCGTCATCAAGCCTGCCACCGGCACGACGCTCTCTGCGAAAAGCTGGCTCACCGAAGCGCCCTTGCGCATGCTGATGAACAACCTCCACCCCGATGTGGCCGAGCGCCCGGAGGAACTGGTCGTCTACGGCGGAATCGGCCGCGCCGCGCGCGACTGGGAAAGCTACGACAGGATCATCGAGACGCTCCGCCGCCTGAACACCGACGAAACGCTGCTGGTCCAGTCGGGCAAGCCGGTGGGCGTGTTCCGCACTCATGCCGATGCGCCGCGCGTGCTGATCGCCAACTCCAATCTTGTACCGCACTGGGCAAACTGGGAGCATTTCAACGACCTCGATAGGCGCGGTCTGGCCATGTACGGGCAGATGACCGCCGGATCGTGGATCTACATCGGCACGCAGGGCATCGTGCAGGGCACCTACGAGACTTTCGTGGAAATGGGCCGCCAGCACCACGACGGCGACCTTTCGGGCAAATGGCTGCTGACGGCGGGCCTTGGCGGCATGGGCGGCGCGCAGCCGCTGGCGGCAGTGATGGCGGGCGCATCGTGCCTTGCGATCGAGTGCCAGCCCAGCCGGATCGAGATGCGCCTGCGCACCGGCTATCTCGACAAGTCGGCGACCACCATCGAGGAAGCCATGGCGATCCTCGATCAGGCGAAGGCGGATGGCACGCCCATCTCGGTCGGCCTGCTGGGCAATGCGGCGGAATTGCTGCCCGAGATCTTCGCGCGCGGCATCCGCCCGGACCTGCTGACCGACCAGACCAGCGCCCACGATCCGGTCAACGGCTACCTCCCGGCAGGCTGGACCGTGGCCGAATGGATCGAACGGCGCGAGCGCGACCCCGAAGCGGTCGCAAAGGCCGCCAAGGCATCTATGGCGCAGCACGTCCGCGCGATGCTGGACTTTCAGGCGGCGGGCGTGCCCACCACCGACTACGGCAACAACATCCGCCAGGTCGCGCTGGACGAAGGCGTGGCGAACGCCTTCGACTTCCCCGGCTTCGTGCCCGCCTATATCCGCCCGCTGTTCTGCCGGGGCGTGGGGCCGTTCCGCTGGGCCGCGCTCTCGGGCGATCCCGAGGACATCTACAAGACCGACGCCAAGGTGAAGGAACTGCTGCCCGACAACGCACACCTGCACAACTGGCTCGACATGGCGCGCGAGAGGATCCACTTTCAGGGCCTGCCCGCGCGTATCTGCTGGGTGGGTCTGGGCGATCGCCACCGCCTCGGCCTCGCCTTCAACGAGATGGTCGCGAGCGGTGAACTCAAGGCCCCGGTCGTCATCGGTCGCGACCACCTCGACAGCGGCTCCGTCGCCTCCCCCAATCGCGAGACCGAGGCGATGCGCGACGGTTCGGACGCGGTTTCGGACTGGCCGCTGCTCAACGCCCTGCTCAACACGGCAAGCGGCGCGACATGGGTGTCGCTCCACCATGGCGGCGGTGTCGGCATGGGCTATTCGCAGCATTCGGGCATGGTGATCGTCGCGGATGGCACGCAGGAAGCTGCCGCACGGCTTGAACGCGTGCTGTGGAACGACCCCGCCACCGGCGTCATGCGCCATGCCGATGCGGGCTATGACATCGCCCGTGACTGCGCGATGGAAAAGGGGCTCGACCTGCCCGGCATCCTGCCCTGA
- a CDS encoding MFS transporter, giving the protein MPTDLAATPRSGSRLFSIFGGSMGNLVEWYDWYVYSAFTLYFAGAFFPQDDATVQLMNVAAIFAVGFLMRPLGAWLMGIYADRKGRKAGLALSVSLMGGGSLLVALTPGYNTIGPWAAALLLLARLMQGLSVGGEYGASATYLSEMAQHERRGFFSSFQYVTLIAGQLIALCVLLLLQALLSEAQLETWGWRIPFAVGSLLAIGVFHMRRSMAETPDFEALAQSQITAEKSSGTQLIREHAHQIIVVLALTAGGTLAFYAYSTYMQKFLVNSAGFSRQSATGIMAAALFVYMLLQPVAGWLSDKIGRKPLLIAFGLMGVSCTVPLFRGLETAQTATHAFLLVMAGLVIVTGYTSINAVVKAELFPARIRTLGVALPYALANTLFGGTAEYVALLFKDKGYEAGFYWYVTFMIGISIAAYLWISRRSANHMNDKTD; this is encoded by the coding sequence ATGCCCACGGACCTCGCCGCAACACCCCGCTCCGGTTCACGCCTCTTTTCCATTTTTGGCGGATCGATGGGCAACCTTGTCGAATGGTACGACTGGTACGTCTATTCCGCGTTCACCCTCTATTTCGCAGGTGCGTTCTTTCCCCAGGATGACGCCACCGTACAATTGATGAACGTGGCGGCCATCTTCGCTGTCGGCTTTCTAATGCGACCGCTCGGCGCCTGGCTCATGGGTATCTACGCCGACCGAAAGGGGCGCAAAGCCGGCCTTGCGCTATCGGTTTCGCTGATGGGCGGCGGCTCGTTGCTTGTTGCACTCACACCAGGTTACAACACGATCGGCCCCTGGGCTGCGGCACTGCTGCTGCTTGCCCGGCTTATGCAGGGCCTTTCGGTCGGCGGTGAGTATGGTGCAAGCGCCACCTATCTCTCGGAAATGGCGCAGCATGAGCGGCGGGGTTTCTTTTCCAGCTTCCAGTACGTCACGCTTATCGCAGGGCAGTTAATCGCCCTGTGCGTACTGCTTCTTCTACAAGCGCTGTTGAGCGAGGCTCAGTTGGAGACCTGGGGCTGGCGCATTCCGTTCGCCGTAGGCAGTCTGCTGGCCATAGGCGTATTCCATATGCGGCGCTCCATGGCGGAGACGCCGGACTTTGAAGCCCTTGCACAGTCGCAGATCACAGCTGAAAAAAGTAGCGGAACCCAACTGATCCGCGAGCATGCCCACCAGATCATCGTTGTTCTGGCACTGACCGCAGGTGGCACGCTCGCGTTCTATGCCTATTCCACATATATGCAGAAGTTCCTGGTCAACAGCGCCGGGTTCAGCCGCCAGAGCGCGACAGGGATCATGGCGGCAGCCTTGTTTGTCTACATGCTGCTCCAGCCGGTTGCCGGATGGCTATCCGACAAGATCGGCCGCAAGCCCCTGCTGATCGCCTTCGGCCTCATGGGCGTGTCCTGTACCGTGCCCCTGTTCAGAGGATTGGAAACAGCCCAGACCGCAACCCATGCCTTTCTTCTTGTCATGGCAGGGTTAGTGATCGTCACCGGCTATACCTCGATCAATGCAGTGGTGAAAGCCGAACTGTTCCCGGCACGCATCCGCACCCTTGGCGTCGCGCTGCCTTATGCGCTGGCCAATACGCTGTTCGGTGGAACCGCCGAATATGTAGCCCTCCTGTTCAAGGACAAAGGGTACGAAGCCGGCTTCTACTGGTATGTCACTTTCATGATCGGCATATCCATTGCAGCATATCTCTGGATCAGCCGGCGCAGCGCCAACCACATGAACGATAAGACGGACTGA
- a CDS encoding molybdopterin molybdotransferase MoeA produces MATVPEIPCAANIDFDGAQTMLRANAHPLGMESVRLSKAGRRTLAEPVVARIDSPRRDSAAMDGYAVRSGDLSGNATRLTLQGESFAGSAIPLPLLSGTAVAVSTGAPMPMGADRVVMREFVRVEGSEVVVPSAPGKTHVRVRGSDFTCGQVLLQPGTRIDARTMLVAAAADQERVTVWRRPRIHVLCNGDELARPGDAYLRDDAVPDSLSEALLLMARQWGSKPCGISCVPDNADALRLASEKALPEADVLVIAGGASQGRRDHARTALLPLGLDLLFAGVAMKPAKPLWYGRIGTVHVLGLPGNPTAALTAARLFLAPLVSALAGAGYDRALRWSSLRSLESAAPGGDRDQFLCGHWDEAEAGARIIARQEASAQMMLATADLLVERRAGAPLAPQGAMLRCLPF; encoded by the coding sequence ATGGCAACGGTTCCAGAGATTCCCTGCGCGGCAAACATCGATTTCGATGGCGCACAGACGATGTTGCGCGCCAATGCGCATCCGTTGGGCATGGAATCCGTACGCCTTTCCAAGGCCGGGCGCCGTACCTTGGCCGAGCCGGTAGTGGCGCGCATCGATTCACCGAGGCGCGACAGTGCGGCGATGGATGGCTACGCGGTTCGCTCTGGCGATCTTTCTGGTAATGCCACACGCCTGACGCTGCAGGGTGAGAGCTTCGCTGGAAGCGCAATACCCTTGCCGCTTCTTTCCGGAACGGCGGTCGCCGTTTCCACCGGTGCGCCTATGCCAATGGGAGCCGATCGTGTCGTCATGCGCGAATTTGTGCGGGTGGAGGGCAGCGAGGTTGTTGTACCCTCCGCTCCGGGGAAAACGCATGTCCGTGTGCGGGGCAGCGATTTTACTTGTGGGCAGGTACTGTTGCAGCCCGGCACCCGGATCGATGCACGCACCATGCTGGTGGCCGCCGCAGCCGACCAGGAGCGCGTGACCGTATGGCGTCGGCCGCGCATCCATGTCTTGTGCAATGGTGATGAACTCGCGCGACCGGGCGACGCGTATCTGCGCGACGATGCGGTCCCGGACAGTCTGAGCGAAGCGCTGCTGCTGATGGCGCGGCAATGGGGAAGCAAGCCTTGCGGGATCTCCTGTGTCCCTGACAATGCGGATGCGTTGCGCCTGGCGAGCGAAAAGGCGTTACCGGAGGCAGACGTGCTGGTGATTGCGGGCGGCGCCTCGCAGGGGCGGCGCGACCACGCCCGTACTGCGCTGTTGCCGCTGGGGTTGGATCTGTTGTTTGCGGGGGTGGCGATGAAGCCTGCCAAACCCTTGTGGTACGGTCGCATCGGCACCGTGCATGTGCTTGGCCTGCCCGGTAATCCGACCGCAGCTCTGACCGCGGCGCGGCTGTTCCTTGCGCCTCTGGTAAGCGCGTTGGCAGGTGCAGGTTACGACCGTGCGTTGCGATGGTCTTCACTGCGAAGTCTGGAGAGTGCCGCTCCCGGTGGCGACCGCGACCAGTTCCTTTGCGGCCACTGGGACGAGGCGGAAGCAGGCGCGCGGATTATCGCGCGGCAGGAAGCCTCCGCGCAGATGATGCTCGCAACGGCAGATCTGCTGGTAGAGCGTCGTGCCGGGGCTCCGCTGGCGCCACAGGGTGCGATGCTGCGCTGTCTGCCGTTCTGA
- a CDS encoding VacJ family lipoprotein has product MLSQPGSLPLPADEAAASPAPPSLALVLPQRYPNRQTAPVGSSGLPQTFAQLTLQDGLPPAPAGTISGAEGTGEIVVTRNQRHVRADPLSGLNAASFDAVQAVDKAIVAPVAGGYEKVVPKPVRNGLRNFLINLAEPVVFINYLLQFKPGKAMETAGRFAINSTIGVAGLFDMAKRKPFHLPYRENGFANTFAYHGVKNGAYLFLPIIGPTTVRDLIGRILDLSVLPTVIGKPFNTPVYSLGTGTVKALNDRVAFDEQIDAQRAATDPYVATRDFYLKRRQAEVNALHSAAWRARKGIPDPVLPPIAPHVDKNAAPGSPDAAPQVSIPGSSGLTPAAPAPEAPVSGTPQVSVPPATAPSLSSSGTP; this is encoded by the coding sequence ATGCTGAGCCAGCCCGGTTCACTGCCACTGCCCGCAGACGAAGCGGCAGCCTCTCCAGCGCCACCCTCCCTTGCGCTCGTTCTGCCGCAACGTTACCCGAACAGGCAAACTGCCCCGGTCGGCAGTTCGGGCCTGCCTCAGACTTTCGCGCAACTCACCCTTCAGGATGGTTTGCCGCCTGCACCAGCCGGAACGATATCCGGGGCGGAAGGCACTGGCGAGATCGTCGTGACGCGAAACCAGCGTCATGTCCGCGCCGATCCGCTGTCGGGCCTGAACGCGGCCAGCTTCGATGCGGTGCAGGCGGTCGACAAGGCGATCGTCGCCCCGGTTGCGGGAGGGTATGAAAAGGTCGTCCCCAAACCGGTCCGCAACGGCTTGCGCAATTTCCTGATCAATCTTGCCGAGCCGGTGGTCTTCATCAACTACCTGCTGCAATTCAAGCCGGGCAAGGCGATGGAGACGGCGGGGCGTTTCGCCATCAACAGCACCATCGGCGTGGCCGGATTGTTCGACATGGCCAAGCGCAAGCCGTTCCACCTGCCCTATCGCGAGAACGGCTTTGCCAACACCTTCGCCTATCACGGCGTGAAAAACGGCGCTTACCTGTTCCTGCCGATCATCGGGCCTACGACAGTCCGCGATCTGATCGGGCGCATCCTCGACCTTTCGGTACTGCCCACCGTCATCGGCAAGCCGTTCAATACGCCCGTCTACAGCCTTGGCACAGGGACCGTGAAGGCGTTGAACGACCGTGTCGCCTTCGACGAGCAGATCGACGCCCAGCGCGCGGCCACCGATCCCTATGTCGCCACGCGCGATTTCTACCTCAAGCGCAGGCAGGCCGAAGTCAACGCCCTGCACAGCGCGGCCTGGCGCGCGCGTAAGGGCATCCCCGATCCGGTACTGCCCCCGATAGCGCCGCACGTGGACAAGAACGCCGCACCCGGCAGCCCGGATGCCGCGCCGCAGGTTTCGATCCCCGGCTCCTCCGGCCTCACTCCGGCAGCGCCTGCGCCTGAAGCCCCCGTCTCGGGAACACCTCAGGTATCGGTGCCCCCGGCAACCGCGCCGTCGCTGTCATCATCGGGCACGCCCTGA
- a CDS encoding gamma-glutamylcyclotransferase family protein, whose protein sequence is MVEADILLFSYGTLRQPDVQRALFGRLVEGTADAMVGWRSRLIEISDPEVIAKSGSRWHPMIERSDDPADAVDGTVFSITAAELASADAYEVDYVRRPVLLRSGATAFVYGDPGE, encoded by the coding sequence ATGGTCGAAGCCGATATCCTGCTGTTCTCCTACGGCACGCTGCGCCAGCCCGACGTCCAGCGCGCGCTGTTCGGGCGGCTGGTGGAGGGGACGGCGGACGCGATGGTCGGCTGGCGCAGCCGGCTGATCGAGATCAGCGATCCCGAGGTGATCGCCAAGAGCGGCTCGCGCTGGCACCCGATGATCGAGCGCAGCGATGACCCTGCCGACGCGGTGGATGGAACGGTGTTCAGCATCACCGCTGCCGAGCTTGCCAGCGCGGATGCCTATGAGGTGGATTATGTACGGCGCCCGGTACTGCTGCGCTCTGGCGCGACGGCGTTCGTTTATGGCGATCCCGGAGAATAG
- a CDS encoding UTRA domain-containing protein: MTVPPGLPLHERIRSDFEQRILAGDLAPGDRLPTEQAVMQVYGCSRMTVNKALSALATAGLIDRRKKAGTFVARPRVHSMVLDVPDIAAQVRERGQSYAYRSIRRRTRPAGEGEDEEALLAGKGSLIEIDGLHMADGKALCIEFRLVSALAVPALAEADFATDPPGTWLLRHVPWTEAETRISAVAATRQEAEWLGVAAGVSCLCVERRTWRGAERITTVRQLFLGEAYDMVARFGPAQSALS; this comes from the coding sequence GTGACCGTGCCGCCGGGCCTGCCCTTGCATGAGCGCATTCGCTCGGACTTCGAACAGCGTATCCTTGCCGGAGACCTGGCGCCGGGCGACCGGCTGCCGACCGAGCAGGCAGTGATGCAGGTCTATGGCTGTTCGCGGATGACGGTGAACAAGGCCTTGTCCGCGCTGGCGACCGCCGGGCTGATCGACCGGCGAAAGAAGGCCGGAACGTTCGTCGCCCGCCCTCGCGTGCATTCGATGGTGCTCGATGTGCCCGACATCGCCGCACAGGTGCGCGAGCGCGGCCAGAGCTATGCCTACCGGTCGATCCGGCGCAGGACCCGTCCGGCTGGAGAGGGCGAGGACGAGGAAGCCCTTCTGGCGGGAAAAGGCAGCCTGATCGAGATCGACGGACTGCACATGGCTGACGGAAAAGCCCTGTGCATCGAGTTCCGCCTGGTCAGCGCGCTGGCCGTTCCTGCGCTGGCCGAGGCCGATTTCGCAACCGATCCGCCGGGCACATGGCTGCTCCGGCATGTGCCCTGGACAGAAGCGGAGACGCGCATTTCCGCCGTCGCGGCAACCCGGCAGGAAGCCGAGTGGCTGGGGGTGGCAGCAGGCGTGTCATGCCTCTGTGTGGAGCGTCGGACGTGGCGGGGCGCAGAGCGGATTACCACGGTTCGCCAGCTGTTTCTGGGGGAGGCCTACGATATGGTGGCGCGCTTCGGGCCTGCCCAGAGCGCGCTGTCCTGA
- the hutG gene encoding N-formylglutamate deformylase — MSDWLTVTEGDAPLVIAFPHVGTDLADVEGRFRSPWLARRDADWWVDDLYAFAADLGATLVSTRISRSVIDLNRDPSGASLYPGQATTELCPTTTFDGEPLYKDSAPDEAEIARRRTRWFDPYHAALTAQIARLRTRHARVVLYDAHSIRSRVPRLFDGELPQFNIGTNGGTTCDPALAAKVQAICAASGESHVLDGRFRGGWSTRHYGAPDKGVHAIQMELAIRGYMDEPDTPTQANWPPPFDPARAAPLTETLSHILKAALAFTAEDA; from the coding sequence GTGAGCGACTGGCTGACCGTCACCGAGGGCGACGCGCCGCTGGTGATCGCCTTTCCCCACGTCGGCACGGACCTTGCCGACGTGGAGGGTCGCTTCCGCTCGCCATGGCTGGCGCGGCGCGATGCCGACTGGTGGGTTGACGATCTCTACGCCTTCGCCGCCGATCTGGGCGCCACGCTGGTCAGCACCCGCATTTCGCGCAGCGTGATCGACCTCAACCGCGATCCGTCGGGCGCCTCGCTCTATCCGGGGCAGGCGACGACCGAACTGTGCCCGACGACCACGTTCGACGGCGAGCCGCTCTATAAAGACAGTGCGCCCGACGAGGCCGAGATCGCCCGCCGCCGCACCCGCTGGTTCGATCCCTATCACGCCGCGCTGACGGCCCAGATCGCGCGGCTGCGCACCCGGCACGCCCGCGTGGTCCTCTACGATGCCCACTCGATCCGCAGCCGGGTGCCGCGCCTGTTCGACGGGGAACTGCCGCAGTTCAATATCGGCACCAACGGCGGCACGACCTGCGACCCTGCCCTCGCTGCGAAAGTTCAGGCCATCTGTGCGGCCTCGGGCGAGAGCCATGTCCTCGACGGACGCTTCCGGGGCGGCTGGTCCACGCGGCACTACGGGGCGCCCGACAAGGGCGTCCACGCCATCCAGATGGAGCTCGCCATCCGGGGCTACATGGACGAACCCGATACGCCGACGCAGGCCAACTGGCCGCCGCCGTTCGATCCGGCCCGCGCCGCGCCGCTCACCGAAACCCTTTCGCACATCCTGAAGGCCGCGCTGGCCTTCACCGCCGAGGACGCCTGA
- a CDS encoding M24 family metallopeptidase, whose translation MTDAQDESFAQLVAAEARGLALLDAIEAAGIVAAGRSEMEVERDIYTIASRDFGVTEHWHDRVVRAGVNTLCVAGESAPDRVIETDDIVFLDLGPVFGDWEADVGRSYAVGHDPDKHRLCADLLVTFDVVKARFEADPNITGAQLYAIAHEEAEARGWLFGGKIAGHLVGEFPYARSPGDKDRRRISPANLWPMRDPDEQGRQRHWILEIHLASRDRTFGGFYERLLES comes from the coding sequence ATGACTGACGCCCAAGACGAATCGTTCGCCCAGCTGGTCGCTGCCGAAGCCCGTGGGCTTGCCTTGCTCGATGCCATCGAGGCTGCCGGTATCGTAGCGGCCGGGCGCAGCGAGATGGAGGTGGAGCGCGATATCTACACTATCGCCTCGCGCGATTTTGGCGTGACTGAACACTGGCACGACCGCGTCGTGCGCGCAGGTGTCAATACGCTGTGTGTCGCGGGCGAGAGCGCTCCCGATCGCGTGATCGAGACGGACGATATCGTGTTCCTCGATCTCGGCCCCGTCTTCGGGGACTGGGAAGCCGATGTCGGGCGCAGCTATGCAGTGGGCCATGACCCCGATAAGCATCGCCTCTGTGCCGATCTTCTGGTGACGTTCGATGTCGTGAAGGCGCGCTTCGAGGCAGACCCGAATATCACCGGCGCGCAGCTCTATGCGATCGCCCATGAAGAGGCCGAGGCGCGGGGCTGGCTGTTCGGCGGCAAGATCGCCGGGCATCTCGTGGGCGAGTTTCCTTATGCCCGCTCCCCCGGCGACAAGGATCGTCGCCGGATTAGCCCGGCAAACCTGTGGCCGATGCGCGACCCCGACGAGCAGGGGCGCCAACGGCACTGGATTCTCGAAATTCACCTCGCTTCCCGCGACCGCACTTTTGGCGGGTTCTACGAACGCCTGCTGGAGAGCTGA